The Deinococcus roseus genome includes the window CACATCCCCAGTGGTGTGGCCCACGGCTACCAGGCCAGCGAACAGGGCGCGATCCTGCTTTACACCATGGATGCCCAGTTCAACCTTGCAGACCCCAACGAGGGGCGTTTCCCCTGGGATTACTTCGGAGAGGACCTCTGGCAGGAGGACCGGGGATGACCCCCAAACCCACCCTGCTGGTCACCGGAGGCACCGGGCGCATGGGCAAGGAACTGCTGCCCATGCTCACGGATTTTGAGGTGCTTGCTCCAGGGCGCAGCGAACTGGATTTGCTGAACCCACAGAGCATCCGGGCTTATGTCGCTCAGCATCGGTTTGATGTGGTGCTCCACCTGGCCGCTTACACAGATGTGGCAAAAGCAGAGAAAGAACAGGAATTGTGTTACCAGACCAACGTGCTGGCCGTCCGGCATCTGGCGCAGGCCACCCGGAATGCTGCACGGTTTGTTCACATTTCCACGGATTACGTCTTTGACGGTGAACGCGGCAACTACCAGGAAGACGAGGTGGTGAACCCCAGCAACCAGTACAGCCTCAGCAAAGCC containing:
- a CDS encoding SDR family oxidoreductase, with the protein product MTPKPTLLVTGGTGRMGKELLPMLTDFEVLAPGRSELDLLNPQSIRAYVAQHRFDVVLHLAAYTDVAKAEKEQELCYQTNVLAVRHLAQATRNAARFVHISTDYVFDGERGNYQEDEVVNPSNQYSLSKALGEEAARAHPGHLIVRTSFKMAPWPYPRAFSDQYTSADHVDVIARELLLLLQNLHRVPEDLRTLHVGTERKSIFDLAKQRTPAVTPMSRLEAPVHIPPDVSLNTERWEALKASWM